A stretch of Meiothermus sp. Pnk-1 DNA encodes these proteins:
- a CDS encoding tubulin-like doman-containing protein: MLKESPEKEVRKLKRTVLIGLGGTGKRALLQAKKRFLETFGEEPPLIKFLLIDTTNANTDSLRVETPDGQEVKARLKASEVLHIEARGASLLPQVHDEVRTWFPPKADLKANILSGAGQIRALGRLALFANAATVYENLRDLLALARDYLDERPSEERRYIYETYSPHLTVVLVGSLAGGTGSGIFLDMAFVLRELMKDEDQLFGYFLLPDIYLNRPGTQNVEANAYAALKELDHFMSREDTWSYTFGGHRIQVRKKPFDMLFLVNRQNRAGKTFNEVEDLAELLGLGLYLISGPLGKELADVFDNIVHQLNEQKGKYYGKTAHYASFGAAELRFDPESVASEAKRERAIATLEGWLSSRAPWTAWVVGKFLDQLKDKILEQDERGEPPISPPGSPGEEASRWSEYRSALESQRQKMKEQALNRWEDLDLEAPLEEAFRDHNLPDLLQGLEEALNQVKKHIAQLQQEAKDADNRFKETVEQAGKAISQANNRPRGWFWQRSQAQEPYLTRKSIANLWNLATEAGIASARLELAERTKRQIAERKEKLENLRRRLQEELDKLLQQKEAPGEPGQRGQDRSPFILTLPPPYLEAKGGTAAKQVHRPSPGLRELLQDTQGTVQKLLEGSKVSLREWLAEVVRHRETDAALWEAVERTFRELDQLSSPAWDYEDAWVSNPGLGYREQVHIMGLEDASNRDHPLVGDEELINVFAGNLHDRMRLQGVSTGDPRRVLFYKVEASIPAFALRNIERYRERSERLRGERSFHVHRDWETTLPDLLPLPEREEAVAVWTKARLFGLLTKKDGQYCFPDHRRGKDQFFSLGSRPGEAFKALSQDFFAFKDLEAQVRTEEASRKASTEGIRGVLDNILRMKEDRHTKLESAAENWSEEDREVFRLELGVLEGLEKELAHYNPSHSEDNFIPV; this comes from the coding sequence ATGCTCAAGGAAAGCCCCGAAAAGGAAGTCCGCAAGCTCAAGCGCACCGTGCTGATCGGCCTTGGGGGTACGGGGAAGCGGGCCCTGCTCCAGGCCAAAAAGCGGTTTCTGGAGACCTTCGGCGAGGAGCCCCCGCTGATCAAGTTTTTGCTCATCGACACCACCAACGCCAACACCGACTCCCTCCGGGTGGAAACCCCTGACGGACAGGAGGTCAAGGCCCGCCTCAAGGCCAGTGAGGTACTCCACATAGAGGCCCGAGGAGCGAGCCTCCTGCCCCAAGTTCACGACGAGGTGCGCACCTGGTTCCCCCCCAAGGCCGACCTCAAGGCCAATATCCTCTCCGGAGCGGGCCAGATCCGGGCCCTGGGCCGGTTGGCCCTCTTCGCCAACGCCGCCACCGTTTACGAGAACCTGCGCGATCTTTTGGCTTTGGCCCGGGACTACCTGGACGAGCGACCCTCGGAGGAGCGGCGCTACATCTACGAGACCTACTCTCCTCACCTCACCGTGGTCCTGGTGGGCTCCCTGGCCGGGGGCACGGGTTCGGGGATCTTCCTGGACATGGCCTTCGTACTCCGGGAGCTGATGAAGGACGAGGACCAGCTCTTCGGCTACTTCCTCCTGCCCGACATCTACCTGAACCGCCCCGGGACCCAGAACGTGGAGGCCAACGCCTACGCCGCCTTGAAAGAGCTGGACCACTTCATGAGCCGGGAGGACACCTGGTCCTATACCTTCGGAGGGCACAGGATCCAGGTGCGCAAGAAGCCCTTTGACATGCTCTTCCTGGTCAACCGGCAAAACCGGGCAGGCAAGACCTTCAACGAGGTGGAGGATCTGGCGGAGCTTTTGGGTCTCGGCCTCTATCTGATCAGCGGGCCCCTGGGGAAGGAGCTGGCCGACGTCTTTGACAACATCGTCCACCAGCTGAACGAGCAGAAGGGCAAGTACTACGGCAAGACCGCCCACTACGCCAGCTTCGGGGCAGCCGAGCTTCGCTTTGACCCGGAGAGCGTAGCCAGCGAGGCCAAGCGGGAGCGGGCCATCGCCACGCTGGAGGGGTGGCTGAGCTCCAGGGCCCCCTGGACGGCCTGGGTAGTGGGGAAATTCCTTGACCAGCTCAAGGACAAGATTTTAGAGCAGGACGAGAGGGGGGAACCCCCGATAAGCCCTCCTGGCTCCCCCGGAGAGGAGGCGTCAAGATGGTCAGAGTACAGGAGCGCCCTGGAGAGCCAGCGGCAGAAGATGAAGGAGCAAGCCCTCAACCGCTGGGAGGACCTGGATCTGGAAGCCCCTTTGGAGGAAGCCTTCCGGGACCACAACCTGCCCGACCTCCTACAGGGCCTCGAGGAGGCCCTGAACCAGGTAAAAAAACATATCGCCCAGCTCCAGCAGGAGGCTAAGGATGCAGACAATCGGTTTAAAGAAACGGTAGAACAGGCCGGTAAAGCCATATCTCAGGCAAATAACCGACCCAGGGGATGGTTCTGGCAGCGATCCCAGGCGCAAGAACCCTACCTCACCCGCAAAAGTATCGCAAACCTGTGGAACCTGGCCACCGAAGCAGGCATCGCCTCGGCCCGCCTGGAGCTGGCCGAAAGGACCAAGAGGCAGATCGCCGAGAGGAAAGAGAAGCTAGAGAACCTCCGCCGCCGTTTGCAAGAGGAGCTGGATAAGCTCCTCCAGCAGAAAGAGGCCCCAGGTGAACCGGGCCAAAGGGGCCAGGACCGCAGTCCTTTCATCCTGACCCTGCCACCCCCCTACCTGGAGGCCAAGGGGGGAACGGCTGCCAAACAGGTCCACCGCCCTAGCCCTGGCCTGAGGGAACTCCTGCAGGATACCCAAGGGACGGTCCAGAAGCTTTTGGAAGGCTCCAAGGTTTCCCTCCGCGAATGGCTGGCGGAGGTGGTGCGCCACCGGGAAACCGACGCCGCTCTTTGGGAGGCGGTGGAGCGCACCTTCCGCGAGCTGGACCAGCTCTCCTCCCCGGCCTGGGACTACGAGGACGCCTGGGTTTCCAACCCCGGGCTGGGCTACAGGGAGCAGGTCCATATCATGGGCCTCGAGGACGCCAGCAACCGGGACCACCCCCTGGTGGGCGATGAGGAACTCATCAACGTCTTCGCCGGCAACCTCCACGACCGGATGCGCCTGCAAGGGGTCTCCACCGGGGACCCTAGGCGAGTGCTCTTCTACAAGGTAGAGGCCTCCATCCCCGCCTTCGCCCTCCGAAACATAGAGCGTTACCGGGAACGTTCCGAGCGGCTCCGTGGGGAGCGGAGCTTCCACGTACACCGGGACTGGGAAACCACCCTTCCCGACCTCCTCCCCCTTCCGGAGCGGGAGGAGGCGGTGGCGGTGTGGACCAAAGCCCGCCTCTTCGGCCTCCTGACCAAAAAGGACGGACAGTACTGCTTCCCCGATCACCGCCGCGGCAAAGACCAGTTCTTCAGCCTGGGGAGTCGGCCGGGAGAGGCCTTCAAGGCCCTCTCCCAGGACTTCTTCGCCTTCAAGGACTTGGAAGCCCAGGTCCGGACAGAAGAGGCCAGCAGGAAGGCTTCCACGGAAGGGATCAGGGGGGTTCTGGACAACATCCTCCGCATGAAGGAAGACCGCCACACCAAGCTGGAGAGCGCCGCCGAAAACTGGAGCGAGGAGGACCGGGAGGTATTCCGGCTGGAGCTCGGCGTGCTCGAGGGGTTGGAAAAAGAGCTCGCCCACTACAACCCTTCCCACAGCGAAGACAACTTCATCCCCGTTTGA
- a CDS encoding VWA domain-containing protein: protein MNRLFWGFFLACTLSAWAATCQVTPTQAKVPPLLPESYRFVFVVDTSGSMMGRGDGKAVIFPKVQQELLRFFRTLPPGSEVVLVPFHQGPQGEARFRFPEERAQAEAYVRRLQANGQNTWIYRTLVRLLEGSNQKPGLATAIYIFTDGVDNDRTGPYRMRDVVERLKLKQGPYDWVYYVALGVEVPREVRQGLGSLPRTRIEEAQVGEVPRLGAYTVKPTVLRLGNLKLNPVAEVPLLLEAQGSPGPLRLRVEDAALQEKGAFLQVEPKTLSAGSHTLRFRLQASSPLPDGTYTLRLCLEAPQGTVLRPEVLRVELAYHPPATYRLVPLEVPPALTLGPGQSAVLRYRLEGNPWAQEPLVLEAGVPKGLEARINGQEGPVSLRPGEEAALTLANQGLAPGTPVTPTLKAQAPAGAQVEALPSLPSVTQPITWLDRLRQLWWLWLLLLLLLGGLVYYSRRGRGPWGDATLISPPPECEEIPLSLKGRVDLGKTSGREALNRVELEHRQGKAYLVGLPPGFQARASGLRVQENESLQKGEVLELKEEATGQTWTLRLDWIR, encoded by the coding sequence ATGAATCGCCTTTTCTGGGGATTCTTCCTCGCTTGCACCCTCTCCGCTTGGGCGGCCACCTGCCAGGTGACCCCCACCCAGGCCAAGGTTCCTCCCCTTCTTCCGGAGAGCTATCGCTTCGTTTTCGTGGTAGACACCTCTGGCTCCATGATGGGCCGGGGGGACGGGAAAGCGGTGATCTTCCCCAAAGTACAGCAGGAACTCCTCCGCTTTTTCCGGACCCTTCCTCCGGGCTCCGAGGTGGTCCTTGTTCCCTTTCACCAAGGGCCGCAGGGTGAGGCCCGGTTTCGCTTCCCGGAGGAACGCGCCCAGGCAGAGGCCTACGTTCGCCGTCTTCAGGCCAACGGCCAGAACACCTGGATCTACCGGACCCTGGTCCGCTTGCTGGAGGGGTCTAACCAGAAGCCCGGTCTGGCCACGGCGATCTACATCTTCACCGACGGTGTAGACAACGACCGCACGGGACCTTACCGCATGCGGGACGTGGTGGAGCGCCTCAAGCTCAAGCAGGGGCCTTACGACTGGGTCTACTACGTGGCCTTGGGAGTGGAGGTTCCCCGGGAGGTCCGGCAGGGTCTGGGCAGCCTCCCCCGGACCCGCATAGAGGAGGCCCAAGTAGGGGAGGTTCCCAGGCTGGGTGCCTACACGGTTAAACCGACGGTTCTGCGCCTGGGTAACCTGAAGCTGAACCCGGTGGCCGAGGTTCCTCTCCTCCTGGAGGCCCAGGGCTCCCCGGGTCCTCTAAGGCTCCGGGTGGAGGACGCGGCCCTTCAGGAGAAGGGGGCTTTCCTCCAGGTGGAGCCCAAAACCCTGAGCGCCGGAAGCCACACCCTCCGCTTCCGCCTGCAAGCCAGCTCTCCCCTACCGGACGGCACCTACACCCTCCGGCTCTGCCTCGAGGCCCCCCAGGGCACCGTGCTGCGGCCCGAGGTGCTGCGGGTGGAGCTGGCCTACCATCCCCCGGCCACCTACCGCCTGGTGCCCCTGGAGGTCCCCCCGGCCCTGACCCTAGGACCGGGCCAGAGCGCGGTTCTGCGTTACCGCCTCGAGGGCAACCCCTGGGCCCAGGAGCCCCTGGTACTGGAGGCAGGGGTCCCGAAGGGGCTCGAGGCCCGGATCAACGGCCAGGAGGGGCCGGTCTCCCTCCGCCCGGGGGAAGAGGCGGCCTTGACGCTGGCCAACCAGGGCCTAGCCCCGGGGACGCCGGTGACGCCCACCCTCAAGGCCCAGGCCCCCGCAGGGGCCCAGGTGGAGGCCCTCCCCTCCCTTCCCTCCGTCACCCAGCCCATAACCTGGCTGGACCGGCTCCGGCAGCTGTGGTGGCTCTGGCTTCTCCTGCTCCTCCTCCTGGGGGGGCTTGTGTACTACTCCCGGCGGGGCCGCGGCCCCTGGGGCGATGCCACCCTCATCAGCCCCCCACCCGAGTGCGAAGAAATACCCCTCTCCCTAAAAGGGCGGGTGGATCTGGGCAAGACCTCCGGGAGGGAGGCACTCAACAGGGTCGAGCTGGAGCATAGACAGGGGAAGGCCTATCTGGTCGGTCTACCCCCAGGTTTCCAGGCACGAGCAAGCGGCTTGAGGGTACAGGAAAACGAGTCCCTCCAAAAGGGAGAGGTGCTGGAGCTAAAGGAAGAGGCCACCGGCCAGACCTGGACCCTCCGCCTAGACTGGATCCGGTAG
- a CDS encoding VWA domain-containing protein → MGKEKAGIGLELRLNQAVVKGKAFLKVEVKARRRRPLTPGVALVLDRSGSMAGRKLEEAKAAARHLLSALSPKARLGLVAYDHEVTVGGFARQEVAGFLRDLEARGTTALHAGWAKGVEILKDEKRPRVVFLLSDGLANQGLTDPERLAQEAKKAAARGVYTFTLGFGEAYDRHLLAGMAQAGGGTHHYVAQGELLPTLVTEMAFLEGPVNLGVRLALGKNVHHLAPFAPGEERVLLLPVEGEALEVAERLPEDVRRVHLPLPEPTAEESPLWKEAELEVLLLEGAQLLKTEATSPEEASGLKEQAETLLAHLRAHPLGKTPRVQAMAEALSAFSEGTELLAQRFDPGVSDRMAREGLAYSSQMLYQSRPPSYRRRF, encoded by the coding sequence ATGGGCAAGGAGAAAGCCGGGATCGGCCTCGAGCTGCGTCTGAACCAAGCTGTGGTGAAGGGGAAGGCCTTTCTGAAGGTAGAGGTGAAGGCCCGACGGCGCCGTCCCCTGACCCCCGGGGTGGCCCTGGTGCTGGATCGCTCGGGGAGCATGGCGGGAAGGAAGCTGGAGGAGGCGAAGGCGGCGGCCCGCCACCTCCTCTCGGCGCTCTCGCCCAAGGCCCGCCTGGGCCTGGTGGCCTACGACCACGAGGTTACGGTGGGCGGTTTTGCCCGCCAGGAGGTGGCGGGCTTCCTTCGGGACCTGGAAGCCCGGGGCACCACCGCACTTCACGCCGGCTGGGCCAAGGGGGTTGAAATTCTAAAGGACGAGAAGCGCCCCCGGGTAGTCTTCCTGCTCTCGGACGGGCTGGCCAACCAAGGCCTTACCGACCCCGAACGCCTGGCCCAGGAGGCGAAAAAGGCCGCGGCGCGAGGGGTGTACACTTTCACCCTGGGGTTTGGCGAGGCATACGATCGCCATCTCCTGGCGGGCATGGCCCAAGCCGGGGGAGGCACCCACCACTACGTGGCCCAGGGGGAGCTTCTGCCCACCCTGGTCACGGAGATGGCCTTTCTCGAGGGGCCGGTCAACCTGGGGGTGCGCCTGGCCCTGGGGAAGAACGTCCATCACCTGGCTCCCTTCGCTCCGGGGGAGGAGCGGGTCCTCCTCCTCCCGGTGGAGGGAGAGGCCCTGGAGGTAGCCGAACGCCTGCCCGAAGATGTGAGGCGTGTCCACCTTCCCCTGCCCGAGCCCACGGCGGAGGAAAGCCCGCTCTGGAAGGAGGCCGAGCTGGAGGTCTTGCTCCTGGAAGGAGCTCAGCTCCTGAAAACCGAGGCCACTTCCCCCGAGGAGGCCTCGGGCTTGAAGGAGCAGGCAGAGACCCTTCTTGCCCACCTCCGGGCTCACCCCTTGGGGAAAACTCCCCGGGTCCAGGCCATGGCCGAGGCCCTAAGCGCCTTCTCCGAGGGCACGGAGCTCTTGGCCCAGCGCTTCGACCCTGGAGTCTCCGACCGCATGGCCCGGGAAGGGCTGGCCTACTCCAGCCAGATGCTCTATCAAAGCCGCCCTCCGTCGTACAGGAGGCGCTTTTAG
- a CDS encoding YafY family protein, with product MGHADTKTRRLFQMIHLLKQRPWTTAELAVRLGVEQRSVQRYLHDIEELAPDLGLEPIQEKESYFLKDRTPILTPFDLLFYFVAQRFFFHQAPSRNLFFLRRLEALLQHFPQHIRQLAASELERYRDRAKSGDRALEHVFQAWQEHRVLEVEYEDFQGRVRKRQLEIWFVEVNRWNLGLYALARIRGSSHSHPSLYKLTRMRNTRVLEETYEIPPDFAPQDYLGGAWGASLHTPGTQQVNVRLRFAPEVARRLEEGDLPEPLQRGRNPDGSLELVYRINTDQKGFPFEILGWVLSWGSLVEVLEPENLRLRWKEEVLRLAERLREED from the coding sequence ATGGGCCACGCGGACACCAAAACCCGGCGGCTTTTCCAGATGATTCACCTTCTCAAGCAACGCCCTTGGACCACGGCGGAATTGGCGGTGCGGCTTGGAGTAGAGCAGCGAAGCGTACAGCGCTACCTGCACGACATAGAAGAGCTGGCCCCCGACCTCGGCCTGGAGCCGATCCAAGAGAAGGAAAGTTACTTCCTCAAGGACCGCACCCCCATCCTCACCCCCTTTGACCTCCTCTTCTACTTCGTGGCCCAGCGTTTCTTCTTTCACCAGGCCCCAAGCCGCAACCTCTTCTTCCTCCGCCGCCTCGAGGCGCTCCTGCAACACTTCCCCCAACACATCCGGCAGCTCGCCGCCTCGGAACTGGAGCGCTACCGGGATCGGGCGAAAAGCGGGGACCGGGCCTTAGAGCATGTGTTTCAGGCCTGGCAGGAGCACCGGGTGCTGGAGGTGGAGTACGAGGACTTCCAGGGAAGGGTGCGGAAGCGCCAGCTGGAGATCTGGTTCGTGGAGGTCAACCGCTGGAACCTGGGCCTTTACGCCCTGGCCCGCATCCGGGGAAGCTCCCACTCCCACCCCAGCCTCTACAAGCTCACCCGCATGCGCAACACCCGCGTTTTGGAGGAAACCTACGAGATCCCCCCGGATTTCGCCCCCCAAGACTACCTGGGCGGGGCCTGGGGTGCCTCCCTGCATACCCCGGGCACCCAACAGGTAAACGTGCGGCTCCGCTTCGCCCCGGAGGTGGCCCGCCGTCTCGAGGAAGGGGACCTGCCGGAACCCCTGCAACGGGGCCGCAACCCCGACGGGAGCCTGGAGCTGGTCTACCGGATCAACACCGACCAGAAAGGCTTTCCCTTCGAGATCCTGGGCTGGGTGCTCTCCTGGGGAAGTCTGGTGGAGGTCCTGGAGCCGGAAAACCTCAGGCTTCGCTGGAAGGAAGAGGTGCTGCGCCTGGCCGAGCGGCTCCGGGAAGAGGATTAG
- a CDS encoding RNA ligase, producing the protein MERPPPFLPKALALAENPPFFTRRKDGLILIGYQEDGLVRDLAWDEETRELRGIIYREATGAVISRPFHRFFNVGDPRSGVDPQRPLGPGDLLAPKVDGRLFQVFFLEGSLRLATRGSLELAKAERASWRKAWTEDHERLAQRAQEALGPVTLLFEVVDPERPILEHPQEAAAVLLAVRHVATGRYGLPGASEVLEELLKGLKVPRIAWAPAPLGETVGSLHEHIRKEAGREGFVLWLAEGDFLKLKTDWALGIPKERGRARELRQAFLEAFLERRLDDLLSALEDAQEKGAMAELAARLEELLAEAVQRAEAHKGLPPKEVYVRLEATLLGQPMGPLRLRLTMGAHRAGREGAWRVLEGALRARRVSLLEELLASPPGFMLE; encoded by the coding sequence ATGGAGCGGCCACCCCCTTTCCTGCCCAAAGCCCTAGCCTTGGCGGAAAACCCTCCCTTCTTCACCCGCCGCAAGGACGGCCTAATCCTCATCGGCTACCAGGAGGATGGCCTCGTCAGGGACCTCGCCTGGGACGAGGAGACCCGGGAGCTCCGGGGGATCATCTACCGCGAGGCCACGGGCGCGGTGATCTCCCGCCCCTTCCACCGCTTCTTCAACGTGGGGGACCCCCGGAGCGGGGTGGACCCCCAGCGGCCTCTAGGCCCAGGGGATCTCCTGGCCCCCAAGGTGGATGGGCGGCTCTTCCAGGTCTTCTTCCTGGAAGGGAGCTTGCGTCTGGCCACCCGGGGAAGCCTGGAGCTGGCCAAGGCGGAGCGGGCTTCTTGGCGGAAGGCCTGGACCGAGGACCACGAGCGCCTGGCCCAAAGGGCCCAGGAGGCCTTGGGACCGGTGACCCTGCTCTTTGAGGTGGTGGACCCCGAGCGCCCCATCCTGGAGCACCCCCAGGAGGCGGCCGCGGTCCTGCTAGCGGTGCGGCACGTGGCGACAGGGCGTTACGGGCTGCCCGGGGCCTCGGAAGTCCTGGAGGAACTCCTCAAGGGGCTTAAGGTCCCCCGCATCGCCTGGGCGCCCGCTCCTTTGGGGGAGACGGTGGGGTCCTTGCACGAGCACATCCGGAAAGAGGCGGGGCGGGAAGGGTTCGTCCTTTGGCTTGCGGAGGGGGACTTCCTCAAGCTGAAGACCGACTGGGCCCTGGGCATTCCCAAAGAGCGAGGGCGCGCGCGGGAGCTGCGGCAGGCCTTCCTCGAGGCCTTTCTGGAAAGGCGCCTGGACGACCTGCTCTCGGCCCTGGAGGACGCCCAGGAGAAGGGGGCGATGGCCGAGCTGGCCGCCAGGCTCGAGGAGCTCCTGGCCGAAGCGGTGCAGCGGGCAGAAGCCCACAAGGGCCTGCCCCCAAAAGAGGTCTACGTCCGCCTCGAGGCCACCCTCCTAGGCCAGCCCATGGGGCCTTTGCGCCTCCGCCTGACCATGGGCGCCCACAGGGCCGGGAGGGAAGGGGCCTGGAGGGTCCTGGAGGGGGCCCTTAGGGCCCGGAGGGTTTCTTTGCTGGAAGAACTCCTGGCCTCGCCGCCGGGATTTATGCTGGAATAA